One Canis lupus baileyi chromosome 1, mCanLup2.hap1, whole genome shotgun sequence genomic window, GCACTCCCAATCAACCAAGGAACGTTTTAAAACAGTCAAAAAGGGCAAAGCTAGGGGACTGGCGTATACGATGTTCTGGCTGGAAAGAAGTTGGACACGACACCCAACCCAGTGGGAGAAGTCCTGGCAAGGACAGGGGCTGAAGACCAGACACTCACGAGGTGCTGGGAGGTGGGTTGTGGGGACCTGATGGGGGGCCCAGAGCCTGGCTGCTGGCACCACTGCCCCCACTGCTGCTGAGAGCCACCTCTGCCGGGCTGTCGGCCACCACTGAGCTATAAcctgggggtgggaagagagaatgaaaagaggCCAGCCAATCCCagacccccccaaccccctgcagTCCTCCCACTTACTGGTGGCACCGTTCTGTTTGCCAGCACCTCCACCTCCACTGCTGTTACTACTGCCACTGCCGCCACTGCCGCCTCCAccacttccccctcccccaccgggCTGGACACTGGGAGGCCGGGGCTGGGTGGTGCTGGACCCgctgggggctggtggggccaCGGCCTGGGCGTAGGGGGCAGGGGTGCCGGAACTGTGGCTGGGAGCTGGGCTGGCCTTGGGGCCCAGGGCACTTGTGGGCGCTGCTGGGGTGGAGGCCCCATTGTTGCCAGGAGTGGTGCTAAGGGCAGAGGTGGCAGGTGGGGGGCCAGGTGGGTAGCTGGGCGGCACGGCCGGAGACTGAGGATGCTGGTTGCTGTGGACAGGCTTAGAGCCATTTTTGGCTGGAGACTGCAGGTGGGAGAGAAGAGGATCAGGATCCAATTGACCAGCAGGTCTGCTGAGCCTCCCGCACATGCTGcccgccctccccccgccgccccggcacCCCTCCTCCAAGCTGGGCTGCCGTCCTCACTGGGCCTGGCTGCCTGAGCTTCCTCCCCCTGCTGACCTCAGCCTCAAGGCTTCAATAACCACCTTCACACCTAAGACACTCACATgcatcccagcccccaccccagctccccatGTCCTACATGGACGCCTCCCCACAACATCCAGTGGGGGTTTGACACACAACCAGGGTGTCGGTCACAGACACCCATCTGAGGGCAGGGAGGTAACTAAATGTCCTCAGTATGAAATTAGTCCAACCAGCTGAgtccaagagaagaaaaaaaatctaaattggaCAGCAGTCCTGAATGTCACTTCAAGGGTCACAAAAGCTACTTGAAGGGCTGCTGATGACCACTACCTAGAGAGCAGAGTGACACGCCCAGGGCACAGTGGCAGCTAACTGCTCCCCACACCTCACACATGCCACATGTCAAGGGATTATGAGACCAACTGGTTCCTGGCCCCCCCCCCAGGGCCTACAGCAGCCCTACCGGTGCCCTCCCACCAGGCTCCTCCCTAACTAGGACCCTGGTTCGAGGACCAGCTCCCGTCCCAGATCCACAGGGTTCACTGGGGGAACACAGACGGCCTGAGAAGTGCCTCCCCTCTCGGAAGTCCATGATGTCCATCACTAGCACAGCCAAGACCCAGGACAAGGCCCAAAGAGGCCCAAAGAAACCCGTGTGACTTCTGACTGGTCGTTTCTCCAGCTGGTGGGGCCATTCCACAGCCACTCCAcaaggggcggggtggggggggaccctCGGCCTGAGCCAGGTGGGTCATCTTTGGACACCACCCACCTGTCTGCCcgcccccttctccccacctggTAAACCATAGTCTTCCCCCCACGTCACGGGCAGGGGTCTCTCTGGAGCAATGTCTCCTGACCACCCAGGCCAGGCCACTACTCCATGCCACACACTCAACCACAGCACCAGCCACCTGCTTGCCTGGCCCTCCACACCTGCCCTAAGTAAGGCTACTGGCCTTCCTCGGGGTGCACTCAGGCCTTTGTGAGCCCTGGGAGCCAATGGCAGACTGATGTGCCCGTCACACCTACCTGGCTGACTTCGCTATCTGTTGAGCGTCCTCTCTTCTTGTCATCTTCAGAGTTTTCCTGAAGTGAGAGAGGAGCAGTCGGAAACCTGTGTGACCCCTAGGGCCCCAACAGAGACTCCAATCTCTGAAGCTCCCAGGGCTGCTGCGGGACCTATGCCCTTAACCTCATCGGGGGACCCAGGGTCCTTGTCTCCTGGGAGCCAGCACCCCCTGCCAGCGTCTCACAGGCCTGGCAGCCTGCTCTCCTCAGGGAATCCAGTCCTGGATCCCTGCCTGAGCCACCCCCCACTGCCTGGCCTCTGCCGCATGCTCCAACCCGTGACACCAAGACCCCACTTCCTTGGTTCCCCTCCCCTGGGCTGCCTCCTCACCGTGGTGCAGTTGGCCGGGCTGGGCGGGATGGGAGAACTGGAGGTGGTCGAGGTGGGTGTGCTGCTGGACTGGTTGAAGATCTCATCCTCCATATGACTGTGGCTGGGGGGGGAGGTGGCGACCAGCGCCTGTGCTgttgggagcagggaggggcatgCTGAACAGGCTCGGGCAccgtcccacctggccctcactgCCCCATGCCCGTAGGCCAACCCCGGGCCTCACGAATGTCCTCGAGGTCCAGATCGTCATAGAGGAACTCGTTCTCCTCgaagtcagggtcctgggacgagTCGACATAGTACTCAACGTCATCCTTGATCTTGCGAATGGCATCAACAAGGATAGAGTCGTTGTCCAGCATGCGCAGGATGGTCTCCAGCATGCGCACGTGGTAGCGGTGCTTCTCGATGTGCCGCTTCAGGCCCTCAATCCGGTCCTGCTTCTGCTGGcgagcccagggccaggctcaGGGGCTGCAGGGCACCTGCccaggcccctcctgcccccgcaGAACCCATCCTCAGTCCCCGACCCCTGCAGAGATGCAGGAGGCTCCACTCCAGCCCCTCCTGGCACGGGCAGTGTGGAGTCTGCCCGCCCCGACCCCTCAAGGACCCTCAGCtcccacccagacatccctggaaACCTCCCAACAGACCAGAAAGCCCCATGCCTCCTACACTGTGGCCCTCCCTGCAGCTCCCGACAGCCCAGATCTCACAACTGCAGCCtaccccaccccgccccatctTGCTCTAACGGCAAATGATGATGCCTGTTTGCAGCAAGCTTGCTGTTTATGACCACCGTCATCTTTGTCCTCACAATCCCCACCCCTAGGGGTCCAGATTCAGTAGCTTGGCTCGGGCTCTCCAGCCACCTGCCCCTCCTTCAGTTCTAAATATCCCCATCCTTTCCACAAGGACCTGTTGTGGCTCCAGCTTCCCAAACTCCTCGGAGTCTGACACCCAGATTGGGCACCTCTCCCATGCCCTCTGCCCCTGGACCCAGTTCTCCGCTGCCTCTGCCATCAAGTACATGTCGTTTGCATCCCCCTGAATCCACACCCTTCAgccctggagttctggaatctgGGAACCTAGAGCTGGCTCTGCCCTAGATGGCTCTTCTCAGCCCAAATGAGGCTTGCCTCTCCTTACTGCCTCAGGACCTGAGCCTTCTCGGAGCCAGGAGGCTTCAGCTCTCAGACTTCTCCACCCTGTATGGCTATCTGCTCTCACCTAGTCTGCAACCCCAGCAGAACCCAGCATGTTCCCCCAAACCACTCCCCCTTTCCATGGTGCCACTGCTGACCAAGGCTGGAGCCCTGACACTGGCTCACAGACAGGTGCTACCCCCAACGGGCCACATGCCTCCCACTCGCCAGCTCATCTCTGTCCCCTGGGTGCAGTGTCCCCCCTACTCACATCCTTGTCACCTTTCTTCTTGCGCGTCTGCACAGACAGTGACTCCACTTCACTCTCAAACTGGTCCACCTGCATGTTCAGGGTGTCAATGGTGTtctgggggagagggagtggaAAGGCAGCTGGTCAGCAGGTCTCCGTGGATGCCTGGAGGTTAGGGCCCCAAAGGtcacctcctcctctctttcctgaCTCACTGTGAGCCACTGGCCgacctcctccttctccttctgggcAGGGTCCACCTTCTGcgccaggcccaggccctcctTGCTGTAGGCTTTAGTCTTGGTCTCTCGCTCCACAACTTTGAACCGTTCCATTTGCTGTGGAGAGCGCAGTTGGCAGGAGATCCCAGCCCATCACCTCTCCCCTTAACCTTGCTGGAGAAACCATCCTCTTCCAGAGACTTCTTGGGCCCAGGGAGTCCGGCCACCTCCCACCTCTCAGGTACCAGGCTCTGAGCTCCTACCGTCTCAATGAGTTTGCGGTTGTCTATGAGCTGCCTCTTGTCCTTGATCTCGTTGGATGCTACCCATGTCTTGATCTGGTCCCTCAGCCGCTGCAGATGGGGAAAAGCAAGAGTCACATTGCCTCAGGACCTGGGCACCAAGGCtgccagccccctcctccctgttccctctgccctcaGGATGCAGGAAGCCGGGCCCCTAGGCCCCTCACTTGAAGCTTCTTAATCTCCTTCTTTAGATCAGCTTCATACTTTTCTTTCTGGTTCGCGTTGGCTGCATTGTGGAGCTGCGGGATGAAGGGAGCCCAGGTGTCAGTGTGGGGCTTGCCATCCTAGTGCCCATTCTAGTGGTGAAGCTCCAGCCTCTGAGGAGTATggatgcccccacccccatctgtcTCAGAGCTGCTCCTTCCGTCCTCAGCACCAGACCCACAGCCCCTCTCCCTGGCCTACACCCAGAGACCCTGAGCCTTTTCCCATGCTCTTCTCCTCTAAGACCCAGACTGTTAAGGCCCCAGGCTCTGTACCTTCTGCCAAATATCCTCAAACTGTTCCACGCCCTCGGACACCTTCTTGAGGCAGCGATCAATCTCACCTGGCCAGGGAGGAGAGGCTATTAGCACCTTGCCCAGGCAGCAGGCACCCAGTGGGGAGTTCTGAGGATAGTGGGCACGAGGCCACACAGGCAGTGGGCAGGGAGACCAGTACCTTGGAGTTTGCGCTTGTCCGCCATCTTCCCTGCCCTACAGACGCACTCTCTTCATACTCTCTTAGAGACGGACGCTGCTGAGAGACAAGGAAGGGGGACATGTTTATTCCCTGTCTGTTCCAAACACAAACATGACGAGGCTGGGAACAGGAATACATGGGATGGTAAAGCGAAGATGCGTTCACTCTCTGATGAGAGATGAGGCCAAGTTCTACTTATGCTGCCCTGACAGCCCACTGCAGGGGTCTGAACACTCTGGAAGTTTGCtgaaacaaggaaacaaatgtaCTTTTCGTGTACCTCCGACCCAGGAAGTGGGAAGTACCCAGAGCACGGGATACTTTCTCACCAGATGACAGGCATTTTAGAGCAAGAAGTCAAGCAGCCCATGGCTGAGTGCTGGGGATGAAGGCCCACAGAGGGGCAGGGCACACAGGTGTctagactcctaactcggggaggTTAGCCCTCAGACAGGTCAGAGACAGTTTTCAGGGAGAAAGTTCAGATGCTGTGAGAActgcaggggaaggagggggagcagcGGGAGATGGGAAATACCTGGAATCAGGAACGGCTAAACCCACCCATCGTGACAGGACTGGGTCCCAAACAGAAGAGGGCCTTACACCACCAAGTTCATTCCAGAACAGAATCCTTAAAACACAAGAGACGGCCCAACCCAAAGACACCGATACCAAGATTTAGACACATGGGAGTAGAAAGCATCACCCCCGGAGGGCCAGGAAGGTGGAAGGGGACCACAGCTATGAGAGAGCCATCTGTGCACTCGAAGGAGTTAACGTATCAGATGTGGTGGTAACACAGGTAACACAGCCAGGACCAGGAGAGAGGGGCATCTTCACCCTAACAGTCTATGCAACCCAAAGGACGCTGAGGTCAAAGGGGAGCCACCAGGAGCTCTGGCCCAAGGAAGCCACAACTTAGGGTCGACACCAGGATCAGGGAGGATCCACGAGCCTTGCAGGAGTGTTATGCCAGAGGTCACTCCCCAGAGAGGGGGTCTCTCCTGAAGTGTGGCTGAgacaggcccagggcagggagcccagggcaggaagCCCAAGAGCGGCCTTACCCACAGCCAGGACGGACCGCCTCACCAACAGCCCTATCCAACAACACTTTCTACGATGACAGAAATGCTCCCTATAAATGCTACCTATGTCTCTAAATACCACTATGAAAAACTAGAACTTTGCGTTTTTATTCAATTACACACAGCTAACGGCTAGCGTATGAGAACACGTATGAAAGCACAGGGCATGAGAGTATGCTGGAGAAGGACCAAGGCCCCAAGGCTGTCTGCACCAGCATCCTCCGCGAGAGCCCATTCTGGACACtgaagagcaggggagagggatgTCACAGCTCAGACTTGAGGGAGCATACATCTCCATAAGAGCCAACCCAGATGATGGCTCCACCCTCGGCCCCAGGCCAGCCGACACACCACAGTGGGGCCAGATCCCCACACAAGATCCCTCCAAAAAGGAGGCAGCCAGAGAAGCACCTAGCAGACAGTTGCACAGAGAGGACCAAACTGAAATGGAAGAGCCTTTGGCCTGGGAGCTTGGGAGAGGGCCAGGACCCCAAAACAGGAATGCCTCTTACTGCCCAGGGGCAGCCCGGAGGGAGAGGATGCATGCCACAGCTCAGGGGGGAGGTGATACCCCAAGAGGGGAGCAGACTGTGGCAAGTCCTGAAGGAGTGAGAAGCATGGTGCCAGGGGAACAAGAGA contains:
- the CNOT3 gene encoding CCR4-NOT transcription complex subunit 3 isoform X1, coding for MADKRKLQGEIDRCLKKVSEGVEQFEDIWQKLHNAANANQKEKYEADLKKEIKKLQRLRDQIKTWVASNEIKDKRQLIDNRKLIETQMERFKVVERETKTKAYSKEGLGLAQKVDPAQKEKEEVGQWLTNTIDTLNMQVDQFESEVESLSVQTRKKKGDKDQKQDRIEGLKRHIEKHRYHVRMLETILRMLDNDSILVDAIRKIKDDVEYYVDSSQDPDFEENEFLYDDLDLEDIPQALVATSPPSHSHMEDEIFNQSSSTPTSTTSSSPIPPSPANCTTENSEDDKKRGRSTDSEVSQSPAKNGSKPVHSNQHPQSPAVPPSYPPGPPPATSALSTTPGNNGASTPAAPTSALGPKASPAPSHSSGTPAPYAQAVAPPAPSGSSTTQPRPPSVQPGGGGGSGGGGSGGSGSSNSSGGGGAGKQNGATSYSSVVADSPAEVALSSSGGSGASSQALGPPSGPHNPPPSTSKEPSAAAPAGAGGVAPGSGNNTGGPSLLVPLPVNPPSSPTPSFSEAKAAGALLNGPPQFSTAPEIKAPEPLSSLKSMAERAAISSGIEDPVPTLHLTERDIILSSTSAPPASAQPPLQLSEVNIPLSLGVCPLGPVPLTKEQLYQQAMEEAAWHHMPHPSDSERIRQYLPRNPCPTPPYHHQMPPPHSDTVEFYQRLSTETLFFIFYYLEGTKAQYLAAKALKKQSWRFHTKYMMWFQRHEEPKTITDEFEQGTYIYFDYEKWGQRKKEGFTFEYRYLEDRDLQ
- the CNOT3 gene encoding CCR4-NOT transcription complex subunit 3 isoform X4, yielding MADKRKLQGEIDRCLKKVSEGVEQFEDIWQKLHNAANANQKEKYEADLKKEIKKLQRLRDQIKTWVASNEIKDKRQLIDNRKLIETQMERFKVVERETKTKAYSKEGLGLAQKVDPAQKEKEEVGQWLTNTIDTLNMQVDQFESEVESLSVQTRKKKGDKDQKQDRIEGLKRHIEKHRYHVRMLETILRMLDNDSILVDAIRKIKDDVEYYVDSSQDPDFEENEFLYDDLDLEDIPQALVATSPPSHSHMEDEIFNQSSSTPTSTTSSSPIPPSPANCTTENSEDDKKRGRSTDSEVSQSPAKNGSKPVHSNQHPQSPAVPPSYPPGPPPATSALSTTPGNNGASTPAAPTSALGPKASPAPSHSSGTPAPYAQAVAPPAPSGSSTTQPRPPSVQPGGGGGSGGGGSGGSGSSNSSGGGGAGKQNGATSYSSVVADSPAEVALSSSGGSGASSQALGPPSGPHNPPPSTSKEPSAAAPAGAGGVAPGSGNNTGGPSLLVPLPVNPPSSPTPSFSEAKAAGALLNGPPQFSTAPEIKAPEPLSSLKSMAERAAISSGIEDPVPTLHLTERDIILSSTSAPPASAQPPLQLSEVNIPLSLGVCPLGPVPLTKEQLYQQAMEEAAWHHMPHPSDSERIRQYLPRNPCPTPPYHHQMPPPHSDTVEFYQRLSTETLFFIFYYLEGTKAQYLAAKALKKQSWRFHTKYMMWFQRHEEPKTITDEFEQFFSGSLQHLRY
- the CNOT3 gene encoding CCR4-NOT transcription complex subunit 3 isoform X2 → MADKRKLQGEIDRCLKKVSEGVEQFEDIWQKLHNAANANQKEKYEADLKKEIKKLQRLRDQIKTWVASNEIKDKRQLIDNRKLIETQMERFKVVERETKTKAYSKEGLGLAQKVDPAQKEKEEVGQWLTNTIDTLNMQVDQFESEVESLSVQTRKKKGDKDKQDRIEGLKRHIEKHRYHVRMLETILRMLDNDSILVDAIRKIKDDVEYYVDSSQDPDFEENEFLYDDLDLEDIPQALVATSPPSHSHMEDEIFNQSSSTPTSTTSSSPIPPSPANCTTENSEDDKKRGRSTDSEVSQSPAKNGSKPVHSNQHPQSPAVPPSYPPGPPPATSALSTTPGNNGASTPAAPTSALGPKASPAPSHSSGTPAPYAQAVAPPAPSGSSTTQPRPPSVQPGGGGGSGGGGSGGSGSSNSSGGGGAGKQNGATSYSSVVADSPAEVALSSSGGSGASSQALGPPSGPHNPPPSTSKEPSAAAPAGAGGVAPGSGNNTGGPSLLVPLPVNPPSSPTPSFSEAKAAGALLNGPPQFSTAPEIKAPEPLSSLKSMAERAAISSGIEDPVPTLHLTERDIILSSTSAPPASAQPPLQLSEVNIPLSLGVCPLGPVPLTKEQLYQQAMEEAAWHHMPHPSDSERIRQYLPRNPCPTPPYHHQMPPPHSDTVEFYQRLSTETLFFIFYYLEGTKAQYLAAKALKKQSWRFHTKYMMWFQRHEEPKTITDEFEQGTYIYFDYEKWGQRKKEGFTFEYRYLEDRDLQ
- the CNOT3 gene encoding CCR4-NOT transcription complex subunit 3 isoform X3; translated protein: MADKRKLQGEIDRCLKKVSEGVEQFEDIWQKLHNAANANQKEKYEADLKKEIKKLQRLRDQIKTWVASNEIKDKRQLIDNRKLIETQMERFKVVERETKTKAYSKEGLGLAQKVDPAQKEKEEVGQWLTNTIDTLNMQVDQFESEVESLSVQTRKKKGDKDQKQDRIEGLKRHIEKHRYHVRMLETILRMLDNDSILVDAIRKIKDDVEYYVDSSQDPDFEENEFLYDDLDLEDIPQALVATSPPSHSHMEDEIFNQSSSTPTSTTSSSPIPPSPANCTTENSEDDKKRGRSTDSEVSQSPAKNGSKPVHSNQHPQSPAVPPSYPPGPPPATSALSTTPGNNGASTPAAPTSALGPKASPAPSHSSGTPAPYAQAVAPPAPSGSSTTQPRPPSVQPGGGGGSGGGGSGGSGSSNSSGGGGAGKQNGATSYSSVVADSPAEVALSSSGGSGASSQALGPPSGPHNPPPSTSKEPSAAAPAGAGGVAPGSGNNTGGPSLLVPLPVNPPSSPTPSFSEAKAAGALLNGPPQFSTAPEIKAPEPLSSLKSMAERAAISSGIEDPVPTLHLTERASAQPPLQLSEVNIPLSLGVCPLGPVPLTKEQLYQQAMEEAAWHHMPHPSDSERIRQYLPRNPCPTPPYHHQMPPPHSDTVEFYQRLSTETLFFIFYYLEGTKAQYLAAKALKKQSWRFHTKYMMWFQRHEEPKTITDEFEQGTYIYFDYEKWGQRKKEGFTFEYRYLEDRDLQ